The Bacteroidota bacterium DNA window ACAATGAATTTGTTCGGGTCAACCCGAAACTTGGCGCCGGCATACACGCCAAAAGCGCAATACCCACCATACTGCGGCAGATACCGTTCCGGGTTCTTGTCGAAGGCATCTTTCTGAGCAGATGACGTAAAATAATAGGTCACATCTTCAAACGTAGACTTATAGTCTTTCACCCCTCTCTGGGCCAGGCCAAGATCAAGGTAGGAAACAGGACTATAACCCTGCAGGGCTATGTTACTGTTATCGATGTTGTTTGCCATTTTATCCTGGGCCAGCAAAGGCGTACTGAGGTACAGCATTGCCGCCAGCATTAGCGTCGTTGTTTTCATCATGGTTC harbors:
- a CDS encoding YHS domain-containing (seleno)protein, translating into MMKTTTLMLAAMLYLSTPLLAQDKMANNIDNSNIALQGYSPVSYLDLGLAQRGVKDYKSTFEDVTYYFTSSAQKDAFDKNPERYLPQYGGYCAFGVYAGAKFRVDPNKFIVEDDKYFLFLYNLELDAQQLWITENDHSRLVKKANENWEVLHKSYN